The window GTTGCGATCCTCGGCCGGACCGAGGGGCGGCCGCCATGCTGGTAGCCAGGACGGTCACTGTATCGAGGCTCTGCTGGAGGGTTACGGGCACGACAGGGAGTGGGTGAAGCGGCCGTTTCCTTGGGCGCGACTTGCGTGTCGCGGTTTCACGTGGGGTTGCGGAGCGCTTTACTGAGTGGCTCGATTCCTCGTTGCGGGTGGTAGTGGCCTGTCCACTCGTAGAGGTCACCGGCGACTTCGACCGCGTGACCGGCACTGATCGCTGACTCCAGTTCTTTGTGAGGGATCGATGCCATGTGGTCCTGGAGGGCGCGGTAAGTCTCCGGTGTCGGCACTCCGCCGCGGAGTTGCCCGATGGCGTCCCGGGCGGCCTGATGGTCTTTATGGGTGAGCTGGGAGCGGATGACGACGACGGCCACGGAGTGCTCGTTGTCGATCATGCGCATTCTGCGGGCGACTTCCGGATAGTCCAGCTTCTCTCGCAGTGCCTCGATGACTTCTCCGGTGGCTCCGTCGGGATCTGTGGAGGAGCGTCCGGCCTGGAGCTGGTAGCGGTGCTGGTAGTAGGAGCGCAGGGTGTCCAGGTCGTCGGGGGCTGCCAGGTCCTTGCCGAAGCGGCGGGATGCTGCGGCGATGCCGGACCAGTTGTAGATCACTTGTGGCTGGAGTCCGTCGGTCGGTTCGAAGACGGTCAGGACGCTGTCTTGGGTTTGGCGGTGGCCTTCGCGGTTGATGCGTCCGGCGGCCTGCTGTTCGGACTCCGGCAGTGACCTGGCGCGGAATCCGTGCGGGAAGTCGAGGTCGACGCCGGCCTCGATCAGCGACGTCGATACCAGCAGCGTGCCCAGGCCGGCCTCTAGGCGTCGCTTGGCGGCCTGGATGGTCTCTCGGCGGTGACCGCCGGTCATGCGGGTAGACAGGTGCAGCACGCCTGGACTCTCCCTGCGGCCGTCGAGCCACGTTTTGTGCACTTGGCTGGCGTCCTTGGTGCCGTTGACCACCACCAGGGCGTCGGTGTGCGTTGTGGCCTCGGCGGCGATGCTCTCAAGCGTCACGGCTGGGCCGGTGCGCCACTCGTACCGGACCCGGCGCAGGCGCTCGAACAGGGGCGCGGGGTTCGCGACGATCTCGCGCTGCGGCAGTCCGGTCTGCCAGGGGTTGAGCGCGGAGAGTTCCGGCTGGGTCGCCGAGGACAGCACCAGGGTCACGCCGTAGTGCTCCACGAGCTCGCGCAGCCCGGACAGGATGGGTGTCAGCAGAGCGTCGGGGAGGGCCTGGACCTCGTCCAGGACGAGGACGGAGTTCGCGATCCGGTGCAGTCGGCGGGTGGCCGAGGGGCTGTTGCCGAAGAGGCTCTCGATCAAGCGGACCGTGGTGGTCACGATGAACGGGGCGTCCCAGTTCTCCGCGGCCAGTTTCGCCCACGGGTTGGGGCGGTGGGGCGTTTCGAAATTCACGGCGGAGTGGTGTTCCAGGACCGTCCGCGGCCCGTGCTCGGGATCCAGCAGGCTGCGGTAGACCGCCGCGTTCTGTTCCGTGATCGAAATGAACGGGACCGCGACGATGACGCGCCGCAGCCCGTGCAGGGCGGCATGACGGAGCGCGAAGCCTCCCCCGGTGAACGTCTTTCCCGCGCCGGTCGGCAGGTG of the Streptomyces sp. T12 genome contains:
- a CDS encoding CRISPR-associated helicase/endonuclease Cas3, coding for MAQLWERYETRRRETVAERRRRTAPSWLDQLREDIYGEAVEAAAGKPGVYRLHLPTGAGKTFTGGGFALRHAALHGLRRVIVAVPFISITEQNAAVYRSLLDPEHGPRTVLEHHSAVNFETPHRPNPWAKLAAENWDAPFIVTTTVRLIESLFGNSPSATRRLHRIANSVLVLDEVQALPDALLTPILSGLRELVEHYGVTLVLSSATQPELSALNPWQTGLPQREIVANPAPLFERLRRVRYEWRTGPAVTLESIAAEATTHTDALVVVNGTKDASQVHKTWLDGRRESPGVLHLSTRMTGGHRRETIQAAKRRLEAGLGTLLVSTSLIEAGVDLDFPHGFRARSLPESEQQAAGRINREGHRQTQDSVLTVFEPTDGLQPQVIYNWSGIAAASRRFGKDLAAPDDLDTLRSYYQHRYQLQAGRSSTDPDGATGEVIEALREKLDYPEVARRMRMIDNEHSVAVVVIRSQLTHKDHQAARDAIGQLRGGVPTPETYRALQDHMASIPHKELESAISAGHAVEVAGDLYEWTGHYHPQRGIEPLSKALRNPT